The Lewinella sp. 4G2 nucleotide sequence AAACCGCCAGCAATTTCGGCCCGGCACCAGTTTTCTGGCCTGGGCCCAGGCGATCATTCGCAACACATTTTTCAGCAGCTATCGCCAGCAAAAGCGGCGGGGTGATCTGCTGAAAGCGACGCCCATCCACGACAGTTGGAGTACCCGCGAGGTAACGTACAACCCGGCCGAAGGAACCATGGGCGCTGAAAAGATCATGGAACTGGTGCAGGGACTACCCGTCATCTTTCGCCACCCTTTTTTGCTCCACTACGAAGGGGTCAAGTACCGGGAGATTTCCCTGCGGCTCGGCATCCCCGTCGGGACGGCAAAAAGCAGGGTCTTTACCGCCCGGCAGATCCTGAAGAAGCAAATTGATGCACTCTACCGGATTGCAGGTTAGAATATGGCTTAGTCCGGCCCCTTTGCGTCCTTCCACTACTCCACTTTATATCCCATTTTCATGCGTAACCTTCTTATTCTCGGCCCAATTCGCGGCCTTATTTTCTGCCTATTTCTTGGCTTCTTCGCTTGTAGTGGAGACGAGGGGTCCGACGCCTCCGTGACCACGGATGCTGCACCCCCAACTTCCCCCGCACCCGCGGCCGCGCCCGCTAAATCCTACCCTACTGAAACCGTCACCTTGCGTACGGTGAAACGGCCGATCAGTCTGACCGGGCGCGTGGTGCCCCTTCAGGAAGCCGTCGTCAGTAGCCAGGTGCCGGGTATCGTGCTGCCCACCGATAAACTGCTCCAGGAAGGGAAATACTACGCAAAGGGGGAGGTGATGGTACGGATCGACAACGAAACGCTGCGCCTGGGGCTGAAGGCCGACCGCGCCCAGCTCGCCACCGCCATCGTGCCCTTACTCTCCGATCTGAGCATTGACTACGCCG carries:
- a CDS encoding RNA polymerase sigma factor: MTITEFTQLGEQYLPAMEAQALRLTNDPHRAKDLLQEAAYSAYKNRQQFRPGTSFLAWAQAIIRNTFFSSYRQQKRRGDLLKATPIHDSWSTREVTYNPAEGTMGAEKIMELVQGLPVIFRHPFLLHYEGVKYREISLRLGIPVGTAKSRVFTARQILKKQIDALYRIAG